One window from the genome of SAR202 cluster bacterium encodes:
- a CDS encoding MOSC domain-containing protein, translating into MIVTNTNSGTIISVNISSNGGVPKYPQQEVFIDRHGITGDYHSGEINKHKKSGPSEPNSRPISIVSLEVLNEINAALGINLQPGDLAENITTNNLGNLAELEEGDTINIGAEVILRVTGQNKPCAVLNVYHDLVSKSLVNKRGITATVINTGTIKPNDTCYVIKGNL; encoded by the coding sequence ATTATCGTGACAAATACAAATTCAGGTACAATTATATCTGTAAATATTAGTTCTAATGGTGGTGTCCCTAAATACCCCCAACAAGAAGTTTTTATCGACCGCCATGGTATCACAGGTGATTATCATAGTGGCGAAATTAACAAACATAAAAAAAGTGGCCCGAGCGAACCTAATTCTCGACCAATTTCTATAGTTTCTTTAGAAGTACTTAACGAAATTAATGCCGCACTAGGTATAAATCTTCAACCTGGAGACTTAGCTGAAAATATCACTACTAACAATCTTGGGAACCTAGCAGAATTAGAAGAAGGGGATACCATTAATATTGGTGCTGAAGTAATTCTTCGAGTTACAGGACAGAATAAGCCCTGTGCAGTACTAAATGTTTATCATGATCTAGTTTCAAAATCTCTTGTAAATAAACGAGGTATTACTGCTACAGTTATAAATACTGGAACAATAAAACCTAATGATACTTGTTATGTTATAAAAGGAAATTTATAA
- a CDS encoding SDR family oxidoreductase: protein MTQQKQIALITGASRGIGKAIAIDFAKNNIDVLLTGRNEKRLIDIHNELQSYDISSYYISADLSNDSGIDKIMKYITKSNLEINILINNAGIIHPRIHLVDFDMKDWQEVINVNLVNAVKLTKLILPFMINQQYGKIVNISSIGGRKGAAGRTAYRITKAGLISFTESLAAEVKKDGIDVNCICPGSVVTEGYVEAFGEESIQNDHMMDPSEIAKLCTFLVAPESSAVTGAILDAFGKSNPLFNV from the coding sequence ATGACTCAACAAAAACAAATTGCTTTAATTACTGGCGCATCACGTGGAATTGGAAAAGCCATTGCAATTGACTTTGCAAAAAATAATATCGATGTATTGCTAACTGGAAGAAATGAAAAGCGCTTAATCGATATTCATAACGAACTTCAAAGCTATGATATAAGTTCTTACTATATTTCTGCAGATCTTTCAAATGATTCAGGTATTGATAAAATTATGAAATATATAACTAAATCAAATTTAGAAATTAATATATTAATAAACAATGCCGGAATCATTCACCCACGAATACATTTAGTTGATTTCGATATGAAAGATTGGCAAGAAGTTATAAATGTAAATCTTGTAAATGCAGTTAAGCTAACTAAGTTAATTTTACCCTTTATGATAAATCAGCAATATGGAAAAATTGTAAATATTTCTTCTATTGGCGGTAGAAAAGGTGCAGCAGGTAGAACTGCATACAGAATAACAAAAGCAGGTTTGATTAGTTTCACGGAATCCTTAGCTGCAGAAGTCAAAAAAGATGGAATAGATGTAAATTGTATATGTCCTGGAAGTGTTGTTACTGAAGGATATGTTGAAGCATTTGGAGAAGAATCCATACAAAATGACCATATGATGGATCCTTCAGAAATTGCGAAACTATGTACTTTTCTAGTCGCTCCAGAATCCTCTGCTGTAACAGGGGCAATCCTAGATGCTTTTGGAAAATCAAATCCCCTATTTAATGTTTAA
- a CDS encoding sulfite exporter TauE/SafE family protein: MDSLFSTDLSIGVVVTIGISSFLVGILGGFVGLALGTIRLPIIILLGIDPRIAAGTNIITSTISSFFGTVRHIQEKNVNKQIILFMGIPAVFGALLGGYLAPHVPVNLLLFSAGILVFWQGIEFIILARSQGTQMRDAFGVDLENSKGIFSRNRVIAESSAGLSIGLVGGAVGLILGSIRLPAIIRILKIDPRIAAGSNLFIGFFMGIAGLVGHAFHGHVDYFLIMIMGTGAALGSYIGANYTKKVSINTFLLILGIVLSIVGLILASRPLIT; encoded by the coding sequence TTGGATAGTTTATTTTCAACAGACTTATCAATCGGTGTAGTGGTTACTATAGGGATTTCTTCTTTTTTGGTTGGAATACTTGGTGGATTCGTTGGACTTGCCTTAGGCACTATTCGTCTGCCAATAATTATATTACTCGGTATTGATCCTAGAATTGCAGCGGGCACAAATATAATAACTTCAACTATTTCCTCTTTTTTTGGAACTGTTCGACATATTCAAGAAAAAAATGTAAACAAACAAATCATACTTTTTATGGGAATTCCTGCTGTATTTGGAGCGTTGCTAGGTGGATACCTTGCCCCTCACGTACCAGTTAATTTGTTACTTTTTTCTGCAGGGATTCTAGTATTTTGGCAAGGAATTGAATTTATAATTTTAGCAAGAAGCCAAGGTACTCAAATGAGAGATGCTTTCGGTGTAGATCTCGAAAATTCCAAAGGTATATTTTCAAGAAATCGTGTAATTGCAGAATCAAGTGCAGGTTTATCAATTGGTTTAGTAGGTGGTGCAGTTGGACTCATTCTAGGTAGTATCCGTTTACCTGCAATTATTCGTATTTTGAAAATTGATCCCCGAATTGCTGCTGGATCAAATCTTTTTATTGGATTCTTCATGGGTATTGCAGGTCTTGTCGGTCATGCATTCCATGGCCATGTAGATTATTTCCTTATTATGATTATGGGAACCGGTGCAGCACTAGGCAGCTATATAGGAGCAAATTATACAAAGAAAGTTTCTATTAATACTTTCTTATTAATACTAGGAATTGTCCTATCAATCGTTGGATTAATACTAGCATCACGACCACTAATCACTTAG
- a CDS encoding MFS transporter: protein MSSKSKGKKIFYGWWIVLSGFVIQCLNGLLLFHGFTIYFLPLQAEFGWNRATVATAVALTRAEGAILGPIQGWLIDKYGPRTITCIGVFLFGLGFILFSFVNSILTYFLCFALIALGSSIGGFLSISATITNWFNKKRAFAQGLFMTGMGIGGLLVPLLAIAITTYGWRAVAFASGIIIIIFNMPAAMSLRHKPEPFGYMPDGEVNTNSTDNITAAYDDTNDLSAVQAMKTSSFWLIGLGHAFSLLVVGSVGIHFTPHVAQKLNYSLEKAGLMISVLMVFTILGQTVGGYLGDRIDKRLFLVFTMIGHSTGLLALTFATNDFHVFMFCLLHGLAWGSRGPSMQSLRAEYFGRRSFATIMGFSSILNALAMAIAPITAGVLADYHGDYTIAFVSLAITTGIGSLFFALLKPPVKQ from the coding sequence TTGTCTTCTAAATCTAAAGGGAAAAAAATATTTTATGGTTGGTGGATAGTCTTATCCGGATTTGTTATACAATGTCTGAATGGGCTTCTATTATTTCATGGATTCACTATATATTTTTTACCACTACAAGCAGAATTCGGATGGAATAGAGCAACTGTTGCTACTGCAGTAGCTCTTACACGTGCTGAAGGAGCAATATTAGGCCCAATTCAAGGATGGTTAATCGATAAATATGGGCCAAGAACAATCACATGTATAGGTGTGTTTCTCTTTGGACTAGGATTTATATTATTTTCCTTTGTCAATTCTATACTTACCTATTTTCTTTGTTTTGCTTTAATAGCCCTGGGGTCAAGTATAGGTGGTTTTTTATCAATTTCTGCAACAATCACTAATTGGTTCAATAAAAAACGAGCTTTTGCGCAAGGTCTTTTCATGACTGGAATGGGCATCGGGGGGCTTTTAGTACCACTTCTCGCCATTGCCATTACAACATATGGATGGAGAGCAGTAGCTTTTGCTTCTGGCATAATTATTATTATATTTAATATGCCAGCCGCTATGAGCCTGCGTCATAAACCTGAACCCTTTGGGTATATGCCTGACGGAGAAGTTAATACCAATTCAACGGATAATATTACAGCTGCATATGATGATACGAATGATCTTTCAGCAGTACAAGCTATGAAAACTTCTTCTTTTTGGCTGATTGGATTAGGACATGCATTTTCTTTATTAGTTGTTGGATCTGTAGGGATTCATTTCACACCCCATGTTGCACAAAAACTTAACTATTCTTTGGAAAAAGCTGGACTCATGATAAGCGTTCTTATGGTATTTACCATATTGGGACAAACAGTTGGTGGATATTTGGGTGACAGAATTGATAAGAGATTGTTTCTGGTATTCACTATGATCGGACATAGTACAGGCTTATTGGCTTTAACATTTGCAACAAACGATTTCCATGTTTTTATGTTTTGTTTACTCCATGGTCTTGCCTGGGGATCAAGAGGACCGTCCATGCAGTCACTAAGAGCTGAATATTTTGGAAGAAGATCTTTTGCCACTATTATGGGATTCTCTTCAATACTCAATGCACTCGCAATGGCTATCGCACCAATTACAGCAGGTGTGCTTGCAGATTATCATGGAGACTATACCATTGCATTTGTTTCTTTAGCAATTACGACTGGTATTGGTTCACTTTTCTTTGCGCTTTTAAAACCACCTGTAAAACAATGA
- a CDS encoding oligoribonuclease, with product MSKTQRMVWIDMEMTGLNPEIHVILEIATIVTDENLKILEEGPVIAIKRTDAEMDRIEEWSKKTHSNSGLLERSSSSLTNVQEAEKKTLAFLEKWIKPGEAPLCGNSVHQDRRFMVKEMQDLERFLHYRIIDVSTIKELTNRWFPEELDNTPPKKRTHLALDDIRESIEELQWYRNNIFKKP from the coding sequence ATGAGTAAAACTCAACGTATGGTTTGGATAGATATGGAAATGACTGGATTAAATCCAGAAATACATGTGATATTAGAAATAGCCACTATAGTTACAGATGAAAACTTAAAAATTCTTGAAGAAGGTCCTGTTATTGCTATTAAAAGAACCGATGCGGAAATGGATCGAATTGAAGAATGGAGTAAAAAAACACATTCAAACTCAGGATTATTGGAACGATCAAGTAGTTCACTTACAAATGTTCAAGAAGCAGAAAAAAAGACTTTAGCATTTTTAGAAAAATGGATAAAACCCGGTGAAGCACCGTTATGCGGCAACTCTGTGCACCAAGATCGTAGATTTATGGTCAAAGAAATGCAAGATTTAGAAAGATTCTTACACTATAGAATTATTGATGTTAGCACAATAAAAGAACTAACAAATCGTTGGTTTCCAGAAGAGTTAGATAATACTCCCCCTAAAAAACGAACTCATTTAGCTTTAGACGACATAAGAGAAAGCATCGAAGAGCTTCAATGGTATAGAAACAATATATTTAAAAAACCTTAA
- a CDS encoding NYN domain-containing protein, translating to MNQKNVAVLIDFENVGDSSLDNLFDTISDIGRTIIKRAYADWSQVKQTSVVHLQKLGIEAIQNFHASNSAKNSSDIRLAIDAIELVYRSDVDAFVIVSADSDFVPLVNQLRASGKTVVGAGRQDVVSPSLVRSCDRYLFIKDKSKTRINRDMNELNKKTQELVLRALRASGDEDGRVVGSKLHQNMLQIDPSFDFRAMGFRTFAGFLNSQKNIKITKKSRGPGDVLVEEI from the coding sequence ATGAATCAGAAAAACGTTGCAGTTCTAATAGATTTTGAAAATGTTGGTGATTCTTCTTTAGATAACCTTTTTGATACTATTTCTGACATTGGTAGAACTATTATCAAACGTGCATATGCAGATTGGTCACAAGTAAAACAAACTTCAGTAGTCCATTTACAAAAATTAGGAATTGAGGCAATTCAAAATTTTCATGCAAGTAATTCTGCAAAAAATTCTAGTGATATTAGGTTAGCAATTGATGCAATAGAACTTGTATATCGATCAGATGTAGATGCATTTGTTATTGTCTCTGCAGACAGTGATTTTGTGCCCTTAGTGAATCAGCTTAGAGCTAGTGGTAAAACAGTTGTTGGGGCGGGTAGACAAGACGTTGTTTCTCCAAGCTTAGTTCGATCATGTGATAGGTATCTTTTTATAAAAGATAAAAGTAAAACTCGTATTAATAGAGATATGAATGAGCTTAATAAAAAAACCCAAGAACTTGTACTTCGTGCATTAAGAGCATCAGGAGATGAGGATGGGCGAGTCGTAGGCTCTAAACTCCATCAGAATATGTTGCAGATTGATCCAAGTTTTGATTTTAGAGCTATGGGATTTCGTACCTTTGCTGGTTTTTTAAATTCTCAAAAGAATATAAAAATTACTAAAAAGTCACGAGGACCTGGCGATGTTTTAGTCGAAGAGATTTAG
- a CDS encoding DUF454 domain-containing protein, whose protein sequence is MANKNENDQNNIHKVRLSKFFLIRVMWILLGSIFVTLGTIGIFVPGLPTTVFLIIAAACYIRSSERLYNWLINNKTFGPLIKDYREGKGMPKKAKILALSMITIFAGSSSIFLINNPPIQLLVGILGIIGFWYVGFRVPTNKSA, encoded by the coding sequence ATGGCGAATAAAAACGAAAACGATCAAAACAATATTCATAAAGTTAGACTTAGCAAATTTTTCCTAATTCGTGTAATGTGGATTTTACTTGGTAGTATATTTGTAACACTAGGAACTATTGGTATCTTTGTACCTGGTTTACCTACTACAGTTTTTCTCATTATTGCAGCAGCATGCTATATAAGATCATCAGAAAGATTATACAATTGGCTTATCAATAATAAAACTTTTGGACCACTAATAAAAGATTATCGTGAGGGGAAAGGAATGCCAAAGAAAGCGAAGATCTTAGCACTTTCTATGATTACTATTTTTGCCGGATCTTCTTCTATTTTTCTAATCAATAATCCACCAATACAACTTCTTGTAGGAATATTAGGAATAATTGGATTTTGGTACGTAGGGTTTCGAGTACCTACAAATAAATCTGCTTAA
- a CDS encoding MFS transporter → MKLSLSPISTITESENYKWFAYVTIAIGIGMSVIDQSGLNIAIPAISKYFSLDIPTIQWLILANILTTSALFLPMGRLADTVGIKKIYLTGFVIFGIGALIAGNSTSYNVLLFAKIFQGFGTACIQANGMYMATNIFPENERGRALGLYVSIIGMGAILGPVIAGILIEQFGWRSIFFSSLFVAIVAFLFGLFILKSDDKSFGKKFNFDWTGALISSVALIILLLGVTNIHRYEFLSIESTGAIIFGLILLTAFIIWESKSSNPMLAVHFFKVPQFSLGVLTRLLAFISFSSTMFLMPFYLIQVLEYKTNVSGLLLISSAFFMAIISPFSGRLSDRFGTKWISMLGIFFIGSAAFIFSTLTIDSGPLIIIIGLSISGAGWAIFSSPNTSTIMGSLPIENRGVVSALLQLTRTTANLVSIAFSTLLVTLTMRSDGYQADLSSITRSDNLDVFVSFTSGFSYAFMMAGFTAIIGVILNSIMERK, encoded by the coding sequence ATTTCAAAATATTTTTCCTTAGACATTCCGACTATACAATGGCTAATTTTAGCAAACATTCTTACAACAAGTGCTTTATTTTTGCCTATGGGTAGACTTGCTGACACCGTTGGAATTAAAAAGATATATCTTACCGGATTTGTTATTTTTGGTATTGGCGCACTTATTGCTGGTAATTCTACATCGTACAATGTTTTGCTTTTCGCTAAGATTTTCCAAGGTTTTGGTACAGCGTGTATTCAAGCAAATGGAATGTACATGGCAACTAATATTTTCCCCGAGAATGAAAGAGGTCGGGCTCTTGGTTTGTATGTTTCTATCATCGGAATGGGTGCGATTTTAGGGCCTGTGATAGCTGGAATTTTGATTGAGCAATTTGGATGGAGATCTATATTTTTCTCAAGTTTATTTGTGGCCATTGTGGCTTTTTTGTTTGGTTTATTTATTCTTAAATCAGATGATAAGTCTTTTGGGAAAAAATTTAATTTTGACTGGACAGGAGCTTTAATTTCATCTGTAGCACTAATCATTCTTTTACTGGGTGTTACAAATATTCATCGTTATGAATTTCTTAGTATCGAAAGTACCGGTGCAATTATATTTGGACTCATTTTATTAACTGCATTTATTATATGGGAAAGTAAATCTAGTAATCCTATGCTTGCTGTTCACTTTTTTAAAGTTCCTCAATTCAGTTTGGGAGTTTTGACACGTTTATTAGCATTTATTTCATTTTCTTCTACTATGTTTTTGATGCCTTTTTATTTAATTCAAGTATTAGAATATAAAACTAATGTGTCTGGATTATTACTAATTTCCTCTGCTTTTTTCATGGCTATAATTAGTCCATTTTCAGGTAGATTATCAGATAGATTTGGAACTAAATGGATTTCAATGTTGGGAATATTTTTTATTGGATCAGCTGCATTTATATTCTCTACTTTAACAATAGATTCAGGCCCACTAATTATAATTATAGGTCTATCAATTTCTGGAGCAGGATGGGCAATATTCTCGTCACCAAACACTAGTACAATAATGGGTTCTCTTCCGATAGAAAATAGAGGTGTAGTATCTGCATTATTGCAACTAACACGAACAACAGCTAATTTAGTTTCCATTGCTTTCTCAACATTATTGGTTACATTAACTATGAGATCTGATGGCTATCAAGCTGATCTATCATCAATTACAAGAAGCGATAATTTAGATGTATTTGTATCATTTACTAGCGGATTTTCATATGCTTTTATGATGGCAGGATTTACTGCCATCATTGGTGTAATACTGAATTCAATAATGGAAAGAAAATAA